The following nucleotide sequence is from Rhodobacter sp. CZR27.
GTCATCGCCATGGTCACGGTGGGGCAGGGCTCGTCGGCGCAGGTCTCGGCCAATGTCGCAAGCCTCGGGACCAACGTGCTGATCGTGCGGCCGGGCAAGCGGATGATGGGACCGGGCGTGCGGGACACGGCCCCGGCCTTCACCCTGCGCGACGTCGAGGCGCTCGAGGAACTGGCGGTGATCGAGGCGGTCGCGCCGACAACCTCGACCACGCAGACCGTGGTTTACGGAAACGCGAACGTCACGACCTCGATCACCGGATCGTCGAGCGCCTACATCAGCGTGGCGAACTGGACGCTGGCCGCCGGCCGTGGCTTCACGCTGGCCGAGGAACGGCAGGGAGCCGCCGCCTGCATCCTTGGCGAGACGGTGCGCGAGAAGCTGTTCGGCTCGGCCGATCCGCTGGGGCGGACGATCCGGATCAGGGCGATCTCCTGCGACGTGGTGGGCCTGCTTGCCGCCAAGGGGGCAGGGTCCTTCGGGCAGGACCAGGACGACCTTGTGCTGATGCCGATCCGCACCGTGCAACGGCGGCTGGAGGGGGACCAGGACGTCGCCGGCATCTCGATCGCGCTTGACGAAGGCGTCTCCTCGGCCCGCGGCATCCGCGAGATCACCGCCCTGATGCGCGAGAGGCGGCGCATCGGGCCGGGGGACGAGGACAACTTCTCGGTCACCGACATGAAGGAGATCGCCTCGATGCTGACCTCCATCAACACGGTGCTGGCGGGGCTCTTGTCCTCTGTCGCGGCGGTCAGCTTGCTGGTGGGCGGGATCGGCATCATGAACATCATGCTGGTCTCGGTGACCGAGCGCACGCGCGAGATCGGCATCCGCCTTGCAGTGGGCGCGACCGCGGGGCAGGTGCTGACCCAGTTCCTCGTCGAGGCGATGGTGCTTTCGGTGCTGGGCGGGGTGATCGGCATCGGGCTGGGGCTGGGCCTCGCCTTCGCGGCCTCGCGCTACATGATCATCCCCTTCACACCCGATCCCATGGTCGTCCTGCTCGCCTTCGGCTTCTCGGCACTGGTGGGCGTGGTCTTCGGCTTCTTCCCCGCCCGCAGGGCCGCGCGGCTCGACCCGATCGAGGCGCTGCGGCACCAGTAGGCCGAGGTGCGGCGATCGGTCGGCGGGGTGCGCCGCCGCGGCCCTTCCCCAGCCGCGTCCGACGCCGCATCATGCCCGCGATGGAAGACACGGGGCATCCCACGCCGCAGGGCATCGGCCATTCCACCAATCTCGTGGGGCGCCCCGCGGAGTGGCTGGCAAGCTGCGCCTTCAACGAGGCGCCGGTTCCGCTTCACATCTGGGGCGTGGTCGAGATGAACCGCAGCCTGTTCGGCATGCTGGAGCAGGCGGGCGACCTTGCCGAGGCGGCCGAGGCCTTCCACTGCTACATGATGGCGCTGTTCGGCCTCGATCCCGAACAGCGCGCCTCCGGCGCCGGCGGCAGGCGCTTCCGCTCGTCCTTCCTGCGGCTGATCCAGGGCTGGAACTTCGACAGCAACAGCCCCGAGGGCGCCGTCCTGAAGGGGTGGGTCGAGAGCCGCTTCGGCCTTTGCCCCTGCTTCCACAAGGGGATCATCGAAAGCGTGTCGGATGCCGCCTGGGCCGGCTATGTCGAGGAAAAGATGTCGAGCCTCTTCCACAACAATGCGATCTGGATGCAGCTCGACCTGCTGTTCGAATTCTGCCAGTGGTCCATCCGGCGCTTCGCCTTTCCTGGCCAGTCGCATGTCACGCTCTATCGCGGGATCAACTCGCTGAACGAACACCGGATCCTCGAACGGACGTCCCGGCGCGAGGCGGTGATCCGGCTCAACAACCTCGTCTCGTTCACCTCCGACCGCGACATCGCCGGCTGCTTCGGCGACAGGATCCTGTGCGCGCGGGTTCCGCTGTGCAAGGTGCTGTTCTTCAGCGGCCTGCTGCCGTCGCACCTGCTGCGGGGTGAGCGCGAGTTCCTTGCGATCGGCGGCGACTTCCGGGTCAGCGTGGACTATGTCTGACGAAAGACCCCCCGGTCTCGAGGACCGCGCGCTTGCGGCCTATCTGGGCCTTGCGGTCGGCGATGCGCTGGGCGCGACCGTCGAGTTCATGACCCGGAGCGAGATCGCGGCCCGGCACGGCGTGCACCGCGAGATCGTGGGTGGCGGATGGCTGAAGCTTCGCCCCGGGCAGGTGACGGACGACACGGAGATGTCGCTGGCGCTGGGCCGCTCGCTGATCCGGAAGGGTGGCCTCGATGCACGGGACCTGTGCGAGGAATTCGCCGGCTGGCTGAAGTCCGGCCCGGTGGATGTCGGCAACACCTGCCGGCGGGGGATCCGCCGCTTTCTGGTGCACGGCACCGTCGAGGGGACCTATTCCGACGGCGATGCCGGGAACGGGGCAGCGATGCGCGTCCTGCCCGTGGCGCTCGCGACGCTGGGCGATCCGGGCCGGGCGGAAGCCTGGACGCTGGCGCAGGCCCGGGCCACGCATCATCACCCGCTGTCCGATGATGCCTGCCTGGCGCTCGTGCGCATGACACAGGGCCTGCTGCACGGGCAGGGCAAGGACGCGGTGCGCCGGGTGGCCGAGGATCTGGCGGCGAGGCACAGGGTCTTCCGGCTCGGCCCCGGCCCAGGCCAAAGCTCGGCCTATATCGTCGATACGATGCAGACCGTGCTGCACCACTACCTTCGCGCGGAGTCGTTCGACGACTGCCTTGTCGGGACCGTGAACCAGGGCGGCGATGCCGATACGACCGGCGCTCTGGCGGGAATGCTGGCGGGCGCCACCTACGGCCTCGGGGGGATCCCCGCGCGCTGGCTGGCCGCGCTCGACCCTGACGTGGCCGAGGCCATCCGCGCGCAGGTGCCGCGGCTGCTCGCCCTGTCGGCGGGTGCGGCGGGCTGATCCCGCGTCAGCCCAGTCGCGCCGCCAGATCGGCCTTGCGGGCGATCATCTTGTCGGCCAGCGCCGGGCGGCCGCCGCTTTCCATGATCACGGCGCGGATCGCCTCGTCGGGAATGCGGGTGACCAGCCCGACCGAGTCGCGGATCGCGTCCGGCCTCATGTCGCCGAACAGGCGCATGGCGTGCGGGTTGTCCGGATCGCTGCGCAGCCTGTCGAGTTCGGCGACCGAGGTGCCGAACGCGCGCCCCTTCGGGTCGCCCTGCGCCCGGAACTCCAGCGCACCGCCGACGTCGAGCGTCGTCACGATGCCGCGGACGAGGCCCTGGTTCTCGCCGCCGAAGCCCGCGGCATCCCAGTTCGCCGTCCAGGCATGCACGGCCAGCCAGCGCTGGGCCTGACGGCGCTCGTCTTCGGTGAACCGCGCCACATGGCGTCGTGCAAGGTCCACCAGCACCGTCGCGACCTCGTCCGGTGCCCTCGTCGGCACATAATGCAGCGTAGGGGCGCCGGCCAGCTGGTAGAGCCGCGCCGCGATCCGCTCGTTCAGCGCGTGGCTGGCGGTCTCCAGCGACTTTACATAGAACCGTCGGCCGCCGGCGTCGCGGTAGATCCCGGCCGGGGTGCTGCCCATGCCGGTGCCGACCTTCTCGAGGCTTGCGGTGTCGAGCCGGTCGGCCTCGGCCATCGGCAGGGTGCGCCTCACCACCGCGAGCTGCCCCGGGGTCTCGATGGCGCCCGGTCGGGCACGACGGACGGCCCGGATCGCCTGCCCGGGATCCTCGCCGAGTTCGACCAGCAGGCGGGCCGCCATCATGCCCGCCCGCCCCAGCCCGCCCCGGCAATGCACGACCACGTCGGCGCGGTTGCGCAGCAGCGTGCGGATGTCGGACCCATGCGCCTCCCACAGGGCTTCGAAGGCGTCGGTCGGAACCGAATAGTCGGCGATCGGCAGGTGCAGCCAGTCGAGCCCGCGCGCCCTGACCTCCTCGCCCAGCTGCGGCACCTTCAGCGTGGCAAGCTCCGCAGGCTCGACCAGCGTCAGCACCAGCCGGGCGCCCCAGCCGGCGATGACGTCGAGATCCGCCGCCAGATCCCGCGCCCAGGCCCCGGTGGCCGCGGCGCGATCATGCTTGCCGGGGCAGAACGTGATCCCGATCCGCCCGTGACAGGCGGTCGCCCGCACCTCGGCGATCTGGAGGGGATGTGTCTGGCTCGTCCGCACCACGGCAACCTCATACCCGCTGATCCTGCAAGCGGCATAGCGCAGATCCCCGACCCTCGTCACGCAGCGGCTTGGTCGCGCCGTTATCGTTAGCGGACAATCCCGGGCTCCCGCGCCAGCCGCCCCCGGCCCGGGCGCAAGGCTGCGCGGGTCTGCCGCGCGGGCGGGCGGACAGCGGGACTTGCCTCACCGTCCGATCGGCTGTTCTCTGAGGCAAAAGGTCGTCAGGCAGCGAAGTCATGGGCGAGCAGGCCAGAGAGACCGGGCGCGTCGATCCGGGCCTGCTTCGGCAGGTCAGCGACATGGCCGGACTGCTGCGCGCGAACCGGTGCGGTCCGCGCATCCTCTGGCTGATCGCCGCGCTTGTGGCGGTGATCTCCGCCACCGCCTATGCGCAGATCCTGCTGAACGCCTGGAACCAGCCGTTCTATGATGCGCTGACACAGAAGGACGTGGGGGCCTTTCTGCGGCAACTGCGGGTGTTTGCGGAACTTGCGGGACTCCTTCTCGTGCTGAACGTCGTGCAGCTCTGGCTTGACCAGACGCTGAAGCTGACGCTGCGACGGGGGCTGTTCGGGGCGCTGCTTGCGGCCTGGATGACGCCGGGCCGGGCGCTGCGGCTGGCCCGGGCCGGCCCCGTCGGCGAGAACCCCGACCAGCGGATGCAGGCCGATGTCGATGCACTGGCCGACCTGACCGGCGCGCTGGGCATCGGCCTGTTCCAGGCGTCGCTGCTGCTCGTGTCCTTCATCGGCGTGCTCTGGCGGCAGTCGAGCGTCGTCGACATCCCCGTCGCGGGCCAGACCTGGAGCATTCCCGGCTTCATGGTCTGGTGCGCGCTGTTCTATGCCGCCGCCGCATCCTGGCTCAGCTGGCGCGTCGGGCGGCCGCTGATGGCGATGAACGCCGAGCGGCTGCAACGCGAGGCGGCCTTCCGGTTCGAACTGGTGCGGATCAACGAGTCGCGCGACGCCATCACGCTCCAGCATGGCGAGGCGGCCGAGAGCGCCCGCATCGAGGCCACCTTCGGCCGGCTGGTGGAGATCATCCACGCCGCCATCCGCGCCACCGCCCGGCTGACCTGGGTCACCGCCGGCTACGGCTGGTTCACCATCGTGGCGCCGATCGTCGCCGCCTCGCCGTTCTACTTCTCGGGCGACATGACCATCGGCGAGCTGATGCTGGTCGTGGGAGCGTTCAACCAGGTGCAGGGCTCGCTGCGCTGGTTCGTGAGCAACTATGCGGTCATCGCGAACTGGCGGGCGACGCTGCTGCGGGTCACGAGCTTCCATCGCGCGCTGGCCGGCCTCGACGCTGAAGCGGGCGGCGGCCCCCGGATCGAGCGGCACGAGACCGGAAGCGGCATCGAGATCGCGGGGCTTCGCGTCGCCACGCCCTATGTCTGCGTCCGCCTCGACCCCGACCGGGTGGTCGTCGCCCCGGGCGAGCGGGTGCTGCTGCAGGGAGCCTCGGGGTCGGGCAAGACCATCCTGTTCCGGGCACTGGCGGGCCTGTGGGATCGGGGCGGAGGGCGGATCGTCATGCCCGCAGCGCGCAGCGTGGTCTATCTTCCGACCCATTCCTACGTCCCGCCGGGCCTTCTGGCCGAGGCGGTCTGCTATCCCCATCCCTGCGGCCGCTACGCCCGTGCCGAGACCGAGGCCGCCCTGCAGGCCGTGGGCCTTGGCGTCTTCATCCCGCGGCTGGGCACATCGGACCGCTGGGACCGGCTGCTGAGCGAGAGCGAGAAGCAGTGCCTGGCCTTCGCGCGCGTCCTTCTGCAGCGACCGGACTGGCTGGTGATGGACGACGCGGTGGGCCAGCTCGACCCGGATGCGCGGATCCGGGTGGTGAAGCTGCTGAAGGGCCGGCTTGGCCACATGGGCCTGCTCGGCATCGGCAACGGCAGCGAGCCCGACGGCCTCTACACCCGGCGTGTGCGGATCGTCACCGATCCGGGCGAGGCCGACCTCTGCCGGTCAGGCGACGGCAGGCGAGGTCCTGCGAAACCCAAGGCGGTCTAGCCCCGCCTGCACCTCGGGCGCCGACATGAATAGGGTCCACAGCAGGCCGCTGCGGTGGTTCTCGATCATGGCGACGATCGGCCCCTGGTCGATGGCCAGGTGGCTGCCCGCGATCCAGCCGGCCGTGTCGTTGAAGGCGTCGACTAAGCCGTACGGCCCCCATAGCGCGCCGCCCCGGTGACCCGCGTAATGGCGCAGCGCCGCCATCGATTCCGCGGGTGTGTAGGGCATCGACGACAGCGCGGCCGTCGGCGCGATGACGCCGCGGTCGTTGGTCGGCGAGAAGGCGGCATAGCCCTGGTCCCCGTCGCAGGCGGTCAGCCCCCAGGCGGGCCCATAACCCGCGAAGCCGCCGGGATTTTCAAGGCAATGCGCACGGTTGATCCGAACATGCGCCCGGTTCTGTTCCCAGTAATCGACGCCATCCTCCTCCAGTCCCCGCGGGTCGAGCCCGAGGAACGAGTAATGCGCGAAGAACAGCGGCCCGCCCATCTCGGGGCCAAGCGGCAGCCGGATGCCGTGGCGGGTCCGGCCGTTGCGGAAGGTCGGGCTGTCCTTCCAGCCCTCGTGATAGGCGCGCGGATCGATCGGGTGGGTGGGAGAGGCCGCGCCCAGCACGAACGTGATCAGCGCCTCGTGCCAGCCGCGCAGCTTAAGGCCCTGCGCGAAGCCGTGCCGCGGGCTCCAGTGCCAGAGGAGGGCGTCAGGCGTCGGGCAGAACCCTGCCCAGTCGACCCCGCGCCAGAGCCGGTCGATCCGGTCCGCAAGCTCCGGGTCGCTTCCCGCCAGATACTGCCGCGCGGTCAGCAGGCCCATCATCAGATAGGCCGTCTCCACGATGTCGCCCCCGTCGTCCTTTGCCGAGAAGGCGATGGTGGCGCCGGTCGCCCCGTGCATCCAGTGCGGAAAGGCGCCGCGATGGCGCGGGCTTGCCGCAAGATGGCGGCAGATCCGGTCGATCCGCGCCGTGACCTCGGCCCGGTCGAGGAAGCCGCGGCCGGCGCCGGCGATCATGGCCATGATGCCGAAGCCGGTGCCTCCGGTCGTGACGGTGTCCTCCCACCCTGCCGCGCCGAAGCGCTCGCGGGCCATTCCGCTGACGGGGTGGGCGAAGTCGGTGAAGTAGCGCAGGGTCTCCCGTTGCACCCGGTCAAGCAGCGCCTCGTCGTCCGGGGTCATGCGTCCCACCGGACGGTCAGCGACTGCAGCTCGCCCGCGTTGGGGCCGACCATCACGAGGAACTCGCCCGGGTCCCAGCCGCGGACCATGGCCTCCAGTGCGGGGCCGTGGTCGTAGCTCAGGTCGTCGACGGTGATCCGGAACACCGCCTCGGCGGTCTCACCCGGGGCGAGGGTCAGGCGGCGGAAGCCCCGCAACTCGCGCACGGGGCGCGAGATCCGCGCAACCGGATCGCGGAGGTAGAGCTGCACCACTTCTGTCCCCCACCGCGCGCCGGTGTTGGTGACGGGCGCGGCGACCTCGAGCACGGCATCCGCGCCCTGAAGCGTGCGCGCACTGGCGCGGAGGGGGCCATGCGCGAAGCTCGTATAGGTCAGGCCGAAGCCCGCGGGGAACAGGGGGCTGTGCGGCCCCTCGAGGATGCAGGCGGTGGTGAACTTGCGGAAGACGCGCCGGCCCGACGCATCGACCTCGGTATCGCCGGGCACGTCCACGCCGATGCCCTCATGCGGGCGGCCGGTTGGCAGTTCCTCGGTGCAGAGCGGAAGCTGCCCGACATGGCGCGGCAGGGCAAGGCTCAGCCGGCCATAGGGTGCGGCGTCGCCGAACAGCACATCGGCGATGGCGTTCCCGCCTTCGGCACCCGGATGGCCCGTCCAGATCAGCGCATCGGCAACCGCGGCCTCCCGCGTCAGCGCGAGCGGACGCCCGGCCATCACGACGAGGATCAGCGGCTTGCCGCTTTCCCGTGCCACCGCCGCCATGGCCTCGACCAGCCCGGCCTGTGCCCCCGGCAGCCCGATGTCGAGCCGCGTCGAGGATTCGCCCGCATGTTCCTTGGCCTCTCCCAGGCAGAGCACGAAGGCATCGGCCTCGTGGGCCACCGCGCGCGCCTCCGCGATCAGGATATCCGCCGGGCGCGGGTCGAGGATCACTGACGGCATCTGGCGATTGTGCATGTTGAGCCGGGCGGCAAGGTTCGGAACGTCAACCAGGTTGCAGCCTCTGGCGTGAAGGATGCGGGTCGGATGGCCCACCCTGCGCATCCCCTCGAGCAGCGTGACGCTGTTCGACGGATCGACGTCGATGGCCCAGGTTCCCTGCAGGTCCACACGGTCATCCGCCAGCGGCCCGATGAGGGCCAGCCTGCCCCCGCGTGCAAGTGGCAGCACGCCGGCGTTCTTCAGCAGCACCAGCGATTTGGCCGCCGCCTCGCGCGCCAGGGCGACATGCTCCGGCGCGCGGATGACGCGGGCGCGCCGGTCTTCGTCCAGCCCGAGCCAGGGGTCGTCGAACAGCCCCAGCCGGGCCTTGGCCTCGAGCACCAGGCGGCAGCGCGCGGTGATCTCGGCCTCGGTCACGGGGCCGAGCGGCCGCGCATCCGGGGCCGCCTGCCCTTCGGCGACCAGCGGCGCCAGATGGCGCAGGAACGCCCCCGAGACGAGATCGATCGTCACCCCGGCCTTGAAGGCCAGATAGGCCGCCTCGCGCGCGTCCGCCGCGATGCCGTGGTTCACCAGTTCGGGGTCTATGGCGGTGAAATCGGTCACGACGATCCCGGTGAAGCCGAAGCGGCGGCGTAGCACGTCGCGCAGCAGCACGGCGTTCGCGGTGGCCGGAACGTCGTTCAGCGCACTGAAGGCCACCATGACCGCGCCGGCCCCTGCGGCGATGGCCGCACGAAACGGCTCCATGATGCGCATCAGCGTCGCCGGGCTTGCCTCGACGGTGGCATAGTCGCGGCCCGCGGCGGCAAGCCCGTAGCCCGCGAAGTGCTTCAGCGTCGCCATGACCCGGTCGGGCCGGGCCAGGTCGCCATCCTCGCCCTGATAGCCCCGTACCACGGCTTCCGCCAGCCGGGCGCAGAGCCAGGGCAGCTCGCCGTGGCCCTCGGCGATCCGCCCCCAGCGGGGGTCGTGGCTGATGTCCAGCATGGGCGCCCAGTTGAGCGTCACCCCGTCCGCCCGTGCCTCGCGCGCCGTCATGGCCGCAATGCGGGCGACCAGACCGGGATCCCACGAGCAGGACTGTGCGAGCGGGATGGGTGCGCCGGTGGCGTAGCGTTGCAGGCAGTCCCTGGCGAAGAAGAGCGGGATGCCGTTCGGCCCCTCCTCGACCGCAAGGCGCTGGAGCCGGCGCCGATCCGCGGCACCCCGGCCGGCCGACGTGCCGCAAAGGTCGCCCTGCCGGATCAGCGTCTCGGTATCCGCCCCTTCGGCGGCCCCCGTGGTCGGAAGGCCCTCGGCATGGGGATAGTTGAGCTGGCCGATCTTCTCGCGCAGCGTCATCCGCGCCAGAAGATCGTCGAAGAACGGGGCGGGCGTCGCAGGATCAGGCATGCGGTATCTCGTCTTCCCGGATGCCAGAGTGGACCGTGATCGCGCGGTCGGCAATGCGGCCTGCGGGACGATGACCCTGCGTCACCCTTCAGGAGAGGGATGCCCGGAAGGCGCCGAAGTGCCGCGTCCTGCAGCGCTTCGGCAAGACGATCTCAAGCCGCCCGGGGGTGCTGCAGCGCAACCTGCGGCGCGAGGGGCGGTGCAGCCTCGACCTCCGCCCGGCCGGCCGTGCGCGGCTGGCTTCTGTCGGTCCTGTGCCCGCCGATCCTGAAATGGGCCATGGCCCGCTCCAGCCCGCTGGCCTGATCCGAGAGCACCCCGGCTTCCGTCGCGAGTTCCGCCGCAGCCATGCTCGTCTGCTGGGTAACGGTGTCGAGCTGCTGGATCGCGGTGGCCACCTGCTGCGCTCCGCTGGCAAGCTCCTGCGAGGCGATGGAAATGCCGCTCACCAAGGCCGAGGTGGCCTCGATGTCGGGGACGAGCCGCGCGAGCATGTCCCCGGCCGAAGCGGCGGTGCTGGCCGTCCGCGTCGAGAGGGTCGAGATCTCGTCGGCGGCGGTGCGGCTGCGCTCTGCGAGCTTGCGGACCTCGGCGGCCACCACGGCGAAGCCGCGACCCTGTTCGCCCGCGCGGGCGGCCTCCACCGCGGCGTTGAGCGCGAGGAGGTCGGTCTGCCGCGCGATTTCCTGCACGACCACGATGCGCTCGGCGATCGACTGCATGGCCGTCACCGCTTCGGCAACGGCCTTCCCCGAGGTGCGCGCATGGTCTGCGGATCGCCGCGCCATCGCCTCGGTCGTGGCGGCGCTTTCGGCGGACTGGCGGATGTTGGCGGCCATCTGCTCGACCGAGGCCGAGGCCTGCTCGGTGGCGGATGCCTGCTCCTGCGCGCCCTGGCTCAGTTCCTCGGAGGTCGATGCCATGCCGGTGCTTCCGGCATTCACCTGCCGGGAGGCGTCCGTCACCGCGCCGACCACCTCGCGCAGCTTGATCACCATGGCGTTGTTGGTGGCAAGGAGTTCGCCGATCTCGTCGCGGCTGCTCACCTGCGCGGTGACCGCCAGGTCGCCCTCGGCCACCTGGCGCGAGAGATGGAGTGCCTGCGCCAGGCCGCGGGAAATGGAGCGGATGATCATGAAGGCCGCAGCGCTGCCTACCAGCGCGGCAATGGCGATCACGATCAGCAGCTCGCGAAGCGCGTCGGCGTAGATCTCGTGCGTTTCCGCGATGACACTCTGCGCCCGCTCGGCCTGGCGGTCGCGGAAGGTCCGCAGCAGATTGCCGCGTTCCACAAGGGCGGCCGCGCCGGCCGGATCGTAGAGCTGCGAAGCGGCCGCCGCCGGATCGCCGGCCCTTGCCAGCTCGAGCGCGCGGTTGGTCACTTCGCGCACCTTCGTGGCGGCGGCGTCATAGGCCAGGAGAAGCCGCTGATCCTCGGCATCGGTGGCAAGCGAGGTGAGCTCCCTGTAGACATCCGCCCTTTGCTTCCGTGCATCCATCAGCTCGTCCTCGAAGCGCGGGCGTGCAGTGGCGTCGGTGGTGATGATCCGGTCGCGCAGGGCGGCTGCGGCACGCTCCTGCTCGGCATTGGCACGCTCGGCCAGTGCCAGGGAGCGGAACTCCACCCGGGCGAGCCGGTCGATCCGGCTGTTGAGCGACTCCATGCGGTGCAGTGCAAGGCCGATTGCCAGCCCGAACAGCAGGAAGACGGTGGCGAAGACGGCAATGAGCTTGATCTTGATGGACATGGCGACAATTCCGTTGGCTCGGGCACGCGGGCCAGGTCCTGGACCGGACGCGGGGCCGGTGCGGCGCTGACGGACGCGGCCTTGGCAAGAGGGGGCGCAGCGTCGTCCGCGGGTCCCGTTATCGACCAGGGAAGTTAAGGCGGCCTCTATGTGCGCCGGCGGCGCTGCGGCATGCGGTCGCAGCGCGGCAGGGCAAGGGCACCGGGCCGTCGCCTGCGCCGGACCGGCGCAGGCCGCGATGCCACGGGCATCATCCGTCGGGCGTTGCCGCCACGGGGGTCATATGATCCTGACCTGCGTTCCGACCGGGCACAGCGCGAAGAGTTCCGCGATCTTCTCGTTGTAGAGGCCGATGCAGCCGTCCGACGACGGTCGCCCGATCTTCCGGGTGTCGTGGGTGCCGTGAATCAGGTAGGCCGGCCAGCCAAGATACATCGCATGCGTGCCGAGCGGATTGCCAGGGCCCGGCGGGATCGGCTTCCAGTCCGGATAGCGCGCCATCTGCGACGGGGTCGGGGTCCAGGACGGGCCCTCCTTCTTCCGCACGATCTCGGTATAGCCGCGCTTCGTCAGCTCGTCCGAGATGGGCACCGAGGTCGGGTAGATGCGATGGTCGCGGCCCGTCGCGTCCCAGAAGTGCAGCGCGCGCGAGGCGGTGTCGGCGACGATGGCGCCCTTGCCGAGCTGCTCGAAATGGTCCTGCCAGTGCTGCATGGCGAAGCCCGAGATGTTCGCCCTGACGGGGGCTGCCTGGGCACCGACGAGGCGGGGCATTGCCGCCATGCTGGCCGCGGCGATGCCGAGGCCGAGGATGCGGCGCCGGGCGATCAAGGTCATGGTGCGTCTCCTTGCGGTTGGTTTGCCTCCGGATGTCGGCGGGGCCTTAAGGCAACC
It contains:
- a CDS encoding L,D-transpeptidase, giving the protein MTLIARRRILGLGIAAASMAAMPRLVGAQAAPVRANISGFAMQHWQDHFEQLGKGAIVADTASRALHFWDATGRDHRIYPTSVPISDELTKRGYTEIVRKKEGPSWTPTPSQMARYPDWKPIPPGPGNPLGTHAMYLGWPAYLIHGTHDTRKIGRPSSDGCIGLYNEKIAELFALCPVGTQVRII